Proteins encoded by one window of Rhodobacteraceae bacterium IMCC1335:
- a CDS encoding histidine phosphatase family protein, with protein sequence MSIYLIRHAQSAFNAVHDPNKPDPMIFDAPITEVGEAQAKQARIEVEKLDIKHLIVSPFTRTLQTAQLIFENRLPFQINAVVREQLVNSCDVGSPPDKLIKEFPHLSFDHLDECWWHDGEKDHRGIAVEPEEVLMERANGFAEYIRRESIHSTAIVSHGNFIRALTGIKPQNCEIIEFNPQ encoded by the coding sequence ATGTCAATTTATCTCATTAGACACGCTCAATCAGCCTTCAATGCGGTTCACGATCCAAATAAGCCAGACCCCATGATATTCGACGCTCCTATTACAGAAGTTGGAGAAGCTCAGGCTAAGCAGGCTCGAATTGAAGTTGAAAAACTTGACATTAAACACCTTATCGTTTCGCCCTTCACTAGGACATTGCAAACCGCTCAATTGATTTTTGAAAATAGATTGCCGTTTCAAATTAACGCGGTAGTACGTGAGCAACTCGTCAACAGCTGCGATGTAGGAAGCCCGCCAGATAAACTTATAAAAGAGTTTCCCCATCTGAGTTTTGATCATTTGGATGAATGTTGGTGGCATGACGGAGAAAAAGATCACCGAGGGATTGCAGTTGAGCCTGAAGAGGTTTTGATGGAGAGAGCGAACGGGTTTGCCGAATATATCAGGCGTGAAAGTATTCACTCTACGGCAATTGTTTCTCATGGTAACTTCATTCGAGCATTGACAGGAATTAAGCCTCAAAACTGTGAAATAATTGAGTTCAATCCCCAATAG
- a CDS encoding decarboxylase — protein MQRNWFFGELLTQLFQRRAPLFGSKDDTRSIIELCDALLSAEGEVSGYRIASTLLKRYQEADDAQKLVFFDYLNSELDVDAEKLSELAQSFVQAKDTDVYKALSRAAEPKRQELLRRLNQPTGATQGLVKMRIDLLNFLKDHPDLKRTDFDFRHLLHSWFNLGFLVLKQINWDTPARILDKIIAYEAVHEISDLDDLRKRLLPSDRRCFAFFHPSMPDEPLIFIEVALTCEVPGSIDGILLEKRVPLAPENARVAVFYSISNCQVGLRGISFGNLLIKQVVTELSLEMPNLNQFVTLSPIPNLNTWLESKLDDAELGFAASEALEAQASDDTVAKLAARYLTTAKRNDGHPFDPVARFHLGNGAEIYAVHSRADLSENGQKQSSGAMVNYHYDLAKTELNHEDFVRNGKVSATKEVLAMARADFTIQTMEK, from the coding sequence ATGCAACGAAACTGGTTTTTTGGTGAACTGTTGACGCAGCTTTTCCAACGGCGTGCGCCTTTGTTTGGAAGCAAAGACGATACTAGGTCAATTATCGAGTTATGTGATGCCCTGCTATCCGCAGAGGGTGAAGTTTCTGGCTATCGCATCGCGTCCACACTCCTTAAGAGATATCAGGAGGCGGATGACGCACAGAAACTGGTGTTTTTTGATTACCTAAACTCCGAGCTTGATGTGGACGCAGAGAAGCTTTCTGAGCTAGCCCAATCTTTTGTTCAAGCCAAAGATACCGATGTTTATAAAGCACTTAGCCGCGCAGCTGAACCCAAACGCCAAGAACTTTTGAGACGTTTGAACCAGCCCACAGGTGCTACGCAGGGTCTAGTCAAAATGCGCATCGATCTACTAAATTTTCTGAAAGATCATCCTGATCTTAAGCGTACTGATTTTGATTTTCGGCATTTGCTTCATAGCTGGTTTAACTTGGGTTTTCTTGTTCTTAAGCAAATAAACTGGGATACGCCTGCACGAATTCTTGATAAAATTATTGCCTACGAAGCGGTCCACGAAATTTCTGATCTTGACGACCTAAGAAAGCGGCTGTTGCCTTCCGACCGAAGATGTTTTGCTTTCTTTCATCCTTCAATGCCCGACGAACCACTTATTTTTATTGAGGTTGCATTGACGTGTGAAGTTCCTGGATCGATCGATGGCATACTTCTTGAAAAACGTGTACCGCTTGCCCCCGAAAACGCGAGGGTTGCTGTATTTTACTCAATATCGAACTGTCAGGTTGGACTGCGTGGCATTAGTTTTGGCAACTTGCTCATTAAACAAGTTGTTACGGAGCTGTCTCTAGAAATGCCTAATTTAAATCAGTTTGTGACCTTGTCGCCTATTCCCAACTTGAATACTTGGCTCGAATCCAAATTGGACGATGCTGAGCTAGGCTTTGCCGCAAGTGAAGCTTTAGAGGCGCAAGCAAGTGACGATACAGTCGCTAAATTGGCCGCACGGTATCTCACAACTGCGAAAAGGAACGATGGGCATCCTTTCGATCCGGTCGCACGTTTCCATTTGGGAAATGGCGCCGAAATATACGCGGTTCATTCTCGCGCAGATCTTTCTGAGAACGGACAGAAGCAATCGAGCGGAGCCATGGTAAATTATCATTATGACCTTGCGAAAACCGAGCTCAATCATGAAGACTTTGTGCGCAACGGCAAAGTTTCTGCCACCAAAGAGGTGCTGGCTATGGCGCGAGCCGACTTTACAATTCAAACAATGGAAAAATAA
- a CDS encoding malonic semialdehyde reductase yields the protein MNAPTGAELDALRAKAQQDHRDLHGRISRLSDDSIDLILREARSHYAWTDKPIPDGLLEEIYDITINGATSMNSLPARFIFVKSQAGKERLARSLKPQNVPKMMKAPVTAIIAQDMEFWKELPFTFPHEDRRHLFEGKRAYIEDTANRNATLQGAYFMIAARAVGLDVGAMSGFSNEIVDEEFFKGTTLKSNFLCNLGSADESALFQKLPRFSFDQVCSYA from the coding sequence ATGAACGCCCCTACCGGAGCAGAATTGGACGCCCTTCGCGCCAAGGCCCAACAGGACCACCGCGATTTGCATGGCCGTATCAGCCGACTCTCAGATGACTCGATTGACCTGATCCTTCGCGAGGCACGCTCACATTATGCCTGGACGGACAAACCGATCCCGGATGGGCTGTTGGAGGAGATCTACGACATCACCATCAACGGCGCGACCAGCATGAACTCGCTTCCGGCTCGGTTTATCTTCGTGAAAAGTCAGGCAGGCAAAGAACGGCTGGCAAGATCGCTGAAACCTCAGAACGTTCCCAAGATGATGAAGGCGCCTGTAACAGCGATCATCGCGCAGGACATGGAGTTCTGGAAAGAGCTGCCCTTTACCTTTCCGCACGAAGACCGTCGTCACCTGTTTGAAGGCAAGCGTGCTTATATTGAGGACACAGCCAATCGGAATGCCACTTTGCAAGGGGCCTATTTCATGATTGCGGCCCGCGCGGTAGGGTTGGATGTCGGCGCGATGTCCGGCTTTTCCAACGAGATCGTAGATGAAGAGTTCTTCAAGGGCACAACTCTCAAGTCGAACTTCCTTTGCAATCTTGGCTCTGCGGATGAATCTGCGCTTTTCCAAAAGCTGCCCCGGTTCTCTTTCGACCAAGTTTGTTCTTACGCCTGA
- a CDS encoding C4-dicarboxylate ABC transporter, with protein MKKCIKFSLIGGALAALMALPAAAQESISAVVIDGYPDRALWVKEFTNFFIPEVDRRLAENGNYKMNWQENYGGSIVKPKGVLEGVQLGLGDIGIVTTIFHSSKLPSQGISGSTPFVASDARAVAKAVDEIAREFPAMQNEFAAQNQVYLATGVVLDTYQVFCSEKVSKLADLEGRKIAGAGLNLRYLEGIKDAAGVRGGLTDFYNMVQTGLVDCAMLWPEAAKTFKIAEVAPYMLRADLGAVNTKTVTVNADYWEKLPDEVKDVLKAVAIDYRDHVAGIAMDRAAASRDAYVAAGGTIAELSDEDRAAWANAMPNVAQEWASTLNGKGEAGSEMLAAYIGKLADAGYTGMRDWTAE; from the coding sequence ATGAAGAAATGTATAAAATTCAGCCTGATAGGTGGCGCATTGGCAGCGCTGATGGCCCTGCCCGCCGCGGCACAGGAAAGCATCTCTGCGGTCGTAATCGACGGCTATCCGGACCGGGCACTTTGGGTGAAAGAATTCACGAATTTCTTCATCCCCGAGGTTGACCGTCGCCTGGCGGAAAACGGCAACTACAAGATGAACTGGCAGGAGAACTATGGCGGTTCTATCGTCAAACCCAAGGGCGTGCTGGAAGGTGTACAATTGGGCCTCGGCGACATCGGCATTGTCACGACGATTTTCCATTCGTCTAAGCTGCCAAGCCAGGGCATTTCCGGCTCGACTCCGTTTGTGGCCTCTGATGCCCGTGCCGTGGCCAAGGCGGTGGACGAAATCGCCCGGGAATTCCCTGCAATGCAGAACGAGTTTGCAGCTCAAAACCAGGTCTATTTGGCCACCGGCGTCGTTCTGGACACCTACCAAGTGTTCTGCTCGGAAAAAGTGTCGAAGCTTGCAGACCTCGAGGGTCGCAAGATCGCCGGCGCGGGTCTGAACCTGCGTTATCTCGAGGGCATCAAGGATGCCGCTGGCGTGCGCGGTGGTCTCACGGACTTCTACAACATGGTCCAGACTGGCCTTGTAGACTGCGCCATGCTGTGGCCTGAAGCCGCCAAGACCTTCAAGATTGCCGAAGTTGCCCCCTACATGCTGCGTGCCGACCTTGGCGCTGTGAACACGAAAACGGTGACTGTGAACGCCGACTACTGGGAAAAGCTGCCTGATGAGGTCAAAGATGTTCTGAAAGCCGTTGCCATCGATTACCGTGACCACGTTGCGGGCATTGCGATGGACCGCGCAGCAGCTTCGCGTGACGCATATGTCGCTGCTGGAGGCACCATTGCGGAACTCTCTGACGAGGACCGCGCCGCATGGGCCAACGCGATGCCAAACGTGGCTCAGGAATGGGCATCGACTCTGAACGGCAAAGGCGAAGCCGGCTCAGAAATGCTGGCGGCTTACATCGGCAAGCTTGCGGACGCTGGGTACACCGGCATGCGTGACTGGACTGCCGAATAA
- a CDS encoding TRAP transporter small permease subunit — MLKSAVAGLSWVANTLAIATNALGTLVVLALVIILNVDVIARGLFSSPLRGTYEIVQFSVVMIVFLQLADVARVDRLTRSDGFLSILQHRRPLLATSIRRIINAVSAIFMGLIAYVTFPEFLHMWETQDYFGVPGLFTLPWWPVKLVITLGTSLACLIFVLKVITARDRPEMIRAPEHDEAPK, encoded by the coding sequence ATGCTGAAGTCTGCCGTTGCTGGCCTGTCCTGGGTCGCCAATACACTCGCCATCGCCACGAACGCACTGGGAACCCTTGTCGTTCTGGCGTTGGTGATCATCCTGAACGTCGACGTGATTGCCCGAGGACTGTTCTCGTCCCCCCTGCGAGGCACCTACGAAATAGTGCAGTTCTCAGTGGTCATGATCGTGTTCCTGCAACTCGCGGATGTAGCGCGCGTCGACCGACTGACCCGCTCCGATGGCTTTCTAAGTATCCTGCAGCACCGCCGTCCCTTACTGGCAACCAGCATCCGACGGATCATCAATGCCGTTTCCGCAATTTTCATGGGGCTCATCGCTTATGTGACCTTCCCCGAGTTCCTGCACATGTGGGAAACGCAAGACTACTTCGGGGTGCCTGGTCTCTTCACCTTACCCTGGTGGCCGGTAAAGCTGGTGATCACTCTAGGAACTTCGCTGGCCTGCCTGATCTTCGTCCTCAAAGTCATCACTGCGCGCGATCGACCCGAGATGATCCGCGCACCCGAACATGACGAGGCACCTAAATGA
- a CDS encoding AMP-binding protein, with protein sequence MTNTLYEALFAPHATNHSTFLKCDDGVELSYADFLKRAAQMAKAIVVAGLTPGDRIVVQTPKTRETLALYAAAIQAGGVYLPLNNAYTFDELSYFVHDSKPAVIVCDPKNEAEVSVLANHIGAALLTLGLSGGSLSEAADQQPEDFVTVPRREDDLAALLYTSGTTGRSKGAMLSHKNLLSNAQVLKDLWHISKEDKLVHALPIFHTHGLFVALNTSLLAGAQVRLIEKFDVDVLLAEIARSTLLMGVPTFYTRLLASPEFTRGLCKTMRLFISGSAPLLAETHRLFEERTGHRILERYGMTETNMITSNPYKGERIAGTVGYPLPGVEVKVTDAGSGASLGVREIGIIEVRGDNVFQGYWNMLEKTAEELREDGFFVTGDIGTKEADGRVSIVGRAKDIIISGGYNIYPKEIEDLLDDLASIDESAVFGVPHPDFGESVIAAIVPCGDGLDIDQIKAELDHKLAGFKRPREYVVLTNLPRNTMGKVQKNTLRELYSAESGGTSRLLQNKSLCSQ encoded by the coding sequence GTGACGAACACGTTATATGAGGCACTTTTTGCGCCTCACGCCACAAATCATTCAACGTTTTTGAAGTGCGATGACGGCGTTGAACTTAGTTATGCTGATTTTCTGAAAAGAGCGGCGCAAATGGCAAAAGCTATCGTTGTTGCAGGTTTGACGCCAGGCGATCGGATTGTTGTCCAAACACCTAAAACCCGCGAAACGCTAGCACTTTATGCAGCTGCTATTCAGGCCGGCGGTGTGTATTTACCGCTAAACAATGCCTACACTTTTGATGAACTGAGTTATTTCGTTCACGATTCAAAGCCAGCTGTAATTGTTTGCGATCCAAAAAATGAAGCCGAAGTTTCAGTGTTGGCCAATCACATCGGTGCAGCTTTACTGACCCTCGGTCTTTCCGGGGGATCACTCTCTGAAGCGGCGGATCAACAACCTGAGGATTTTGTCACTGTTCCACGAAGAGAAGATGACCTCGCTGCGCTGCTTTATACCTCTGGCACAACGGGTCGTTCGAAGGGCGCGATGCTGTCTCATAAAAATCTTCTTTCGAACGCACAGGTTCTGAAGGATCTTTGGCACATATCCAAAGAAGATAAACTTGTGCACGCTCTGCCGATCTTTCACACACATGGTCTTTTCGTTGCGCTAAATACCAGTCTTTTAGCAGGAGCGCAGGTGCGGCTTATTGAAAAATTTGACGTCGATGTGTTGTTAGCTGAAATCGCAAGGTCCACCTTGCTGATGGGCGTTCCAACCTTCTACACGCGCCTTCTGGCATCACCCGAATTCACCAGAGGACTTTGCAAGACCATGCGGTTGTTTATCTCAGGTTCTGCACCACTTTTGGCAGAAACGCATCGATTATTTGAAGAACGTACGGGACATCGGATTCTCGAAAGATATGGTATGACAGAGACTAACATGATCACTTCAAATCCATATAAAGGCGAACGTATTGCTGGGACTGTTGGATACCCCCTGCCTGGTGTAGAGGTCAAAGTCACCGATGCTGGTTCAGGCGCCAGTTTAGGCGTCCGTGAGATTGGGATCATTGAAGTGCGCGGTGACAATGTTTTTCAGGGTTACTGGAACATGCTAGAAAAGACGGCCGAAGAACTGCGCGAGGATGGGTTTTTCGTAACTGGTGACATAGGTACTAAAGAAGCTGATGGCCGTGTGTCGATCGTGGGACGCGCCAAAGATATTATCATTTCGGGCGGGTACAACATCTATCCCAAAGAAATTGAAGATTTGCTGGACGATCTGGCTAGCATCGATGAAAGCGCCGTTTTTGGCGTGCCGCATCCTGACTTTGGAGAGAGTGTTATCGCAGCGATTGTGCCTTGCGGGGACGGACTAGATATAGATCAAATCAAAGCAGAACTTGACCATAAATTGGCGGGATTTAAAAGACCGCGTGAGTATGTTGTGTTGACGAACTTACCTAGGAATACCATGGGCAAAGTACAAAAAAATACTTTGCGTGAGTTGTATTCTGCCGAGAGTGGGGGTACGTCGAGGCTCCTTCAGAATAAATCACTTTGCTCACAATAA
- a CDS encoding OsmC family peroxiredoxin → MRMKSVVTYRTTAECQTHSRTEIPVRDLAVTIDEPIERGGTNLGPSPTEAALTARIACTNVIGHKNAARLGVELGKVTIDADCKFDRRDVLMEAEIDVPFPEITLTVNCDTRASRDELARVGTETAKNCAIAKLFEAAGTILTVNWVKVG, encoded by the coding sequence ATTCGGATGAAATCAGTCGTGACCTACCGGACCACCGCAGAGTGTCAAACGCATTCACGCACCGAGATTCCAGTCAGGGATCTCGCCGTGACGATTGATGAACCGATTGAACGCGGCGGCACCAACCTCGGGCCATCTCCAACTGAGGCGGCGCTGACCGCGCGAATCGCCTGTACAAATGTGATCGGCCACAAGAATGCGGCTCGGTTGGGAGTGGAACTGGGCAAGGTCACGATCGACGCGGACTGCAAGTTCGACCGGCGTGACGTGCTGATGGAAGCAGAAATCGATGTACCGTTCCCGGAGATCACACTCACGGTGAACTGTGACACGCGGGCCAGTAGGGATGAGCTGGCACGCGTGGGCACTGAAACGGCAAAAAACTGTGCGATAGCCAAGCTTTTTGAAGCAGCCGGAACAATCTTGACGGTGAATTGGGTCAAGGTCGGCTGA
- a CDS encoding FCD domain-containing protein has product MKAEQETTIEEVSATHNAYLRLREMILTGTLPPGQKLKIEQLRTLLKTGASPIREALSLLTSDLLVERLDQRGFRAAPVGKANFDEVLILRCTLEEVALRASIKNANQDWEEMLVLAHYRMKKAQADGVPDFEVVHKKFHMALICNAQLPTLERYCSQLYDLNIRYRYLAAGGPNYDKRRIATEHEEICNAVLAHDPDRATELLVEHYHRTGAYLSRQMDN; this is encoded by the coding sequence ATGAAGGCTGAGCAGGAGACAACGATTGAAGAGGTATCAGCAACACATAATGCATATTTGCGTTTACGAGAAATGATCCTGACAGGTACTTTGCCCCCGGGTCAGAAACTCAAAATTGAACAATTGCGTACCTTGCTCAAAACTGGAGCGAGCCCAATTCGAGAGGCGCTGTCACTTTTGACTTCCGATCTGTTGGTTGAAAGATTGGATCAGCGTGGTTTCAGAGCGGCACCTGTCGGTAAAGCTAACTTTGATGAAGTTCTGATTTTGCGTTGTACTTTGGAAGAGGTGGCGTTGAGAGCCTCTATTAAAAACGCGAACCAAGACTGGGAAGAAATGCTCGTGCTAGCGCACTATCGTATGAAGAAAGCACAAGCCGATGGTGTGCCGGACTTTGAAGTGGTCCATAAAAAGTTTCATATGGCTCTTATATGTAATGCACAACTTCCAACGCTCGAACGCTATTGTTCGCAGCTTTATGATCTTAATATCCGTTATAGGTATCTTGCTGCAGGTGGGCCAAACTACGACAAACGAAGAATCGCCACAGAGCATGAAGAAATTTGCAATGCGGTGTTGGCCCACGATCCTGATCGCGCGACAGAGCTTTTGGTTGAGCACTACCACCGCACAGGCGCGTACCTGAGTCGCCAAATGGACAACTGA
- a CDS encoding hydroxyquinol 1,2-dioxygenase codes for MRTVTKDNITDLFMSYLAEDTNPRMREVMGALVRHLHDFARETNLTHDEWRTGIAFLEGCAAVESEDHHEFVLASDVLGLSSLVDMLHSSPTATSSSVLGPFHVSGAPPLEIGGDMKRHYGGPVLLVEGTIRDEAGNPIPGAELDIWQTAPNGMYASQDEEQDTFSFHGLMTVGKDGKYAFTTVKPVEYTVPSDGPVGDILRACGRHPWRPSHLHYIVKATGYRTLVTEIFPDDDPYLDQDTVFGVRDDLVMTYVQKPPSKFPEGMALSKSIKEPFLHVKFDVTLATA; via the coding sequence ATGCGCACCGTCACCAAAGACAACATCACCGACCTCTTCATGAGCTACCTCGCCGAAGACACCAACCCGCGCATGCGCGAAGTCATGGGGGCGTTGGTACGCCACCTGCACGACTTTGCACGCGAAACCAATCTGACCCATGACGAGTGGCGCACCGGAATCGCGTTCCTAGAAGGGTGCGCAGCGGTAGAATCCGAAGACCATCACGAATTTGTTCTGGCATCGGACGTTCTTGGCCTGTCATCACTGGTCGACATGCTACACTCCAGCCCCACAGCGACAAGTTCATCGGTGCTCGGGCCATTTCATGTTTCGGGCGCTCCACCGCTGGAGATTGGGGGCGACATGAAGCGTCACTATGGCGGGCCCGTGCTGCTGGTCGAGGGAACCATTCGGGATGAGGCGGGCAATCCAATCCCCGGCGCCGAGTTGGACATCTGGCAAACAGCCCCCAACGGCATGTATGCCAGCCAGGACGAAGAACAGGACACATTTTCATTCCACGGTCTAATGACAGTTGGCAAAGACGGAAAATACGCATTCACAACTGTAAAGCCAGTCGAATACACGGTACCTTCGGATGGACCTGTTGGCGATATTCTAAGGGCTTGTGGCCGCCACCCGTGGCGTCCATCGCATCTGCATTACATCGTCAAGGCGACGGGCTACCGCACTTTGGTGACTGAGATCTTCCCAGATGACGACCCCTATCTAGATCAAGATACGGTTTTTGGGGTCAGAGATGACCTTGTAATGACATACGTCCAAAAGCCGCCGAGTAAGTTTCCAGAGGGAATGGCCCTGTCAAAGAGCATCAAAGAACCCTTTCTGCACGTAAAGTTTGACGTGACTTTGGCAACGGCTTGA
- a CDS encoding TRAP transporter large permease subunit has translation MTPIEIGLISVVSIVFLIYSGVYIPVALGVVSFLSIWIMRDNFTLALNLLKIAVGDSAMEYSFATIPLFTFMGLIVSKAGLGKDIYEVMTMRFRKVKGGIGMATVGANAVFAAVTGSSIASASVFTKVSVPQMMAQDYNPRFAVGVVAGSSVLGMIIPPSAMLIIYSFVAEQSVGDMFLAGVIPGILLAVAYVGAIWFMGHFTPNFVGGRVVADTKWMSGREIAAKTLPTIGLITIVLGGIYTGWMTAVEAGATGSLVAMIIALTRKSMTRKAFWDALLETGHITAAILFLITAASIYSRMLGLAGLPNQLQDLLAGNTWSFWTIMLLYVLLMLFLGTLLDTASIILIVVPLFLPLAEALDLSLIWFGIITVVGAEIGLLTPPLGISCFVIKSTINDNRISLKDVFMGALPFAFVMLIILFILIEFPILSLTLI, from the coding sequence ATGACCCCAATTGAGATTGGCCTGATCTCGGTCGTTTCCATCGTCTTTCTGATCTACTCTGGCGTTTACATTCCGGTGGCTTTGGGCGTGGTGTCCTTTCTGTCCATCTGGATTATGCGCGACAACTTCACGTTGGCTCTGAACCTCTTGAAGATTGCGGTTGGCGACAGCGCCATGGAGTACAGTTTCGCCACCATCCCGCTGTTCACTTTTATGGGTTTAATCGTCTCCAAGGCGGGACTTGGCAAAGACATCTACGAAGTCATGACCATGCGCTTTCGCAAGGTCAAAGGCGGGATCGGCATGGCCACGGTTGGCGCCAATGCGGTCTTCGCCGCCGTGACAGGGTCTTCGATTGCTTCGGCCTCGGTTTTTACCAAGGTTTCGGTGCCGCAGATGATGGCGCAGGATTACAACCCACGTTTTGCCGTTGGCGTTGTGGCAGGCTCGTCGGTGCTGGGCATGATCATTCCGCCCTCTGCCATGCTGATCATCTATTCGTTCGTTGCAGAACAATCGGTCGGAGACATGTTCCTCGCCGGCGTCATTCCCGGCATTCTGTTGGCCGTCGCCTATGTCGGGGCGATCTGGTTCATGGGGCACTTTACCCCGAACTTCGTCGGTGGCCGTGTGGTCGCTGACACAAAGTGGATGTCAGGCCGCGAAATCGCCGCAAAAACGTTGCCCACCATCGGACTGATCACCATTGTTTTGGGTGGTATCTACACCGGGTGGATGACGGCAGTTGAAGCGGGCGCGACAGGGTCTCTAGTGGCAATGATCATTGCTCTCACACGTAAGTCCATGACGCGTAAGGCGTTTTGGGACGCGCTTTTGGAGACTGGTCATATTACCGCGGCAATACTCTTCCTAATTACCGCAGCCTCGATCTATAGCCGGATGCTGGGTCTCGCCGGTCTGCCCAACCAGTTGCAGGATCTGTTGGCGGGCAACACGTGGTCTTTCTGGACCATTATGCTGCTCTATGTCTTGCTCATGCTGTTCCTGGGGACGCTTCTGGATACGGCGTCGATCATTCTAATTGTCGTTCCGCTGTTCCTGCCGCTTGCCGAAGCGCTGGACCTGTCGCTGATCTGGTTTGGCATCATTACGGTAGTCGGCGCAGAGATTGGCCTTCTCACGCCGCCGCTGGGCATTTCCTGCTTTGTCATAAAATCCACGATCAACGATAACCGGATATCGCTGAAGGACGTCTTCATGGGCGCGCTGCCCTTTGCCTTTGTCATGCTGATCATTCTGTTCATTCTGATTGAATTCCCAATTCTCAGCCTTACTCTAATCTAA
- a CDS encoding FAA hydrolase family protein: MKYLVGETSEGTSVFVVKGDEAVNITALNAEIGSDLTALISNPALADSVSDQISEADTVPVDSITPALPVAAPGTIICMGLNYTDHIKEGGYDIPEYPALFMRGKNSIMAAGQPMVRPACSEQLDYEAELMLIVGRGGRHISEDDALDHVFGYTVFNDGSVRDYQRKTHQWTPGKNFDNTGAIGPFTVTPDDLPDGASGLKIESRVGDEILQSSNTANMIWDVRKVIATISEYTTLEPGDLIASGTPPGVGHAKKPNPRWLKPGETVEIEIEGIGICASPIIDENDTNEKVAAE, encoded by the coding sequence ATGAAATATCTGGTGGGCGAGACTTCGGAGGGAACTTCAGTCTTTGTAGTAAAGGGCGATGAAGCCGTTAACATTACGGCCCTGAACGCCGAAATCGGTTCGGATCTGACGGCGTTGATCTCGAACCCTGCTCTTGCCGATTCGGTTTCGGACCAGATATCCGAAGCGGACACAGTGCCGGTGGACTCGATCACTCCTGCATTGCCTGTCGCAGCGCCCGGCACAATCATCTGCATGGGGCTGAACTACACGGACCACATCAAAGAAGGTGGTTACGACATCCCGGAGTATCCGGCGCTGTTCATGCGGGGGAAAAACTCGATCATGGCGGCTGGACAGCCTATGGTGCGTCCTGCCTGTTCAGAGCAACTCGACTATGAGGCTGAACTGATGCTGATTGTCGGCAGAGGTGGACGCCACATCTCGGAAGATGACGCCTTGGATCACGTGTTTGGGTATACCGTGTTCAACGACGGATCCGTGCGCGACTATCAACGCAAGACGCATCAGTGGACGCCGGGTAAGAACTTTGACAACACCGGCGCGATTGGCCCGTTCACAGTGACACCGGACGACCTGCCCGATGGCGCTTCGGGCCTCAAGATTGAAAGCCGTGTCGGGGACGAAATCCTGCAAAGCTCGAACACGGCCAACATGATTTGGGATGTACGCAAGGTCATCGCAACAATTTCGGAATACACTACGCTCGAGCCGGGCGACTTGATCGCCTCGGGCACCCCTCCGGGTGTTGGCCACGCCAAGAAACCCAACCCGCGCTGGCTCAAGCCCGGTGAAACTGTTGAGATCGAAATTGAAGGCATCGGCATCTGCGCCAGCCCGATCATTGACGAAAATGACACCAACGAAAAGGTGGCCGCGGAATGA